TCTTAACACAAACAGCACACTCAAAGAGAGAAGTGTCAGCACAGAAGACACAGACAACTGTTCGGTTTCTGGATTTCTTTAAAGAGCAGACAGCAGAGGCTTTGTGCACAGCATGGTTGCATACACAACCACACCAGTTGACGTCGAGGCTGGTCCTGAGGCGAAGACTGTAGTTTTAGTTGAGAAGAAATCACCTGCAGAGTGGATATGGAAAGTGTGCGCCGTCCTCGTCGTCGTGGCTCTTTGTTTAGCAGGTGTCCTGCTGTTTGCCTGGTACTGGAATACAAGGCCAGAAAGGATGGTAAGGAGCATCTCATCTTTTAGAGTATGATGAAAAGTCTTTCaaaaccttgtgtgtgtgtgtttgtgtgtatatatatatatatctaatcattcttttttcctccatgcAGACACAATTAGGACAGCCAGAAGCACTAAAGGCGAAGAACACTGGCGACAAAACAGGTGATTATACACATGGGTGCTTATGAGAGATTTTCAGAGCTATATTTGAGTCTTTGTGGATTATTTGAGACAAGCTCACATTTGTGTTCCTTCCTTCAGAGCCCCACTCCACGCTAAAACGGATCAGCAGCAAAGCCAAGGCAGCCATCCATCTAGAAGGTGAGTCACCGCTTACCTTGATTTGGTCCTCAGCAAATCATAATCTTGGCCttcagaggagcttttctgAGTTTTTCTTCTCCCTCTGTGGTATTGGTAGCTCTCTTCTTTTTTGAAACCAAGAGCGCTATAAGAAAGTCCCATAAGTTATTTACTGGCTTCAGTCAATACTTCATTCTGCTCTCCAAATAACAAACCTGTCAGTAATTCACACTCAGGTATTTCAAGGCTGTAACGTTTCTGATCTTCACTTGCAGGCAGCGACTCAAAAGGTCATCTGGAGTGGAGGAATGGTCAAGGCCAGGCGTTTGCTCAGGGCGGCTTCAAGCTGGAGGCCAATAAAATCATCATCCCACACACTGGCCTGTACTTCGTCTACAGCCAGGCGTCCTTCAGAGTGATCTGCGGGAATACTGACGAAAATGAAGATGAGGAAAAAAGCCTCACAATTCTCAGCCACAGGATCTGGCGCTACTCAGAGTCTATGGGAAGCAGCTCCACTCTGATGAGCGCCCTGAGGTCGGCATGCCAAGACACCATTCAGGATAGCTTCTCAGACCACGGCTGGTACAACGCCATTTACCTGGGCGCTGTGTTTCAGCTGAACGAAGGAGACACGCTGTGGACGGAAACCAACCAGCTATCAGAGCTGGAGACTGACGAAGGAAGGACCTTCTTTGGCGTGTTTGCACTTTGAAATGACTCTCTGCTTTGAGCAGAAAAGCTGCACAGAGCCAGATGTTTTGGCTTAAAAactatgtgtatatatagttttttatttcatccaCATGGTGATGTTTAAATATTGAAATCTCAATGGAGATGAAATTTCTAGCTGAAAACGCTAGGCTGATTTTTGAAAACTATATAAACTGTAACAGTTTGCAACATTGTTTCTACTTTAGGCACTTTTGACATATTATTTATACTGACCTGAGATTGTATTAGGCTAGATTTCCTCTGCTGTATCAGATGATGACGTAGCTCTTTGGCTCAAGAGTTAAGATACAGAGGTGCTGTCATAGcgtgtatgtatttatttgtatttatttgtatttaaatcACTGGGACCGGGGCTTTAAAAGTATTTATATAAGTtttgaaaagaataaaaatgcagaaaactaCAGAGAATGGTCTCCTCTAATAGTTAGAAGTTTGTCCAGCTGGTGCTGCAGCCCCCCACCCCCTcacacaaacacccacacacaaacacacacccacacccacccacactgTAGTTGGCAAAAGCTGCTacgaaattcctccacagccaGCAAATACTTCCTTTGTTAGATCACACAAGTGGAGGGGAATTTCCTGCTTTTTTTCTGCCTCTTGCTGAGTGCTGTGTCAGGTGGAGGCCCACAGAAGCCTCAGCTCAGAGTGGGTTTTCCCCAATGGCAgccacccccacacacacactctaaagCCTCTCTCGTTCTCTACACCAACCCTTTCCCTGTGCATTACCACATACCTTGCTTTCAGTCAGCTGAAAAAAGACGGAACGGGAAGCTGTGCGAGATGAGGGATCATGGGACTGTGGCACAGCTGGGTTTGTCAGACTGTCATCATCGATAAACACACATCATACAAATAACGGACGCACTTGGGAGCAATTTGTCTACTTTTGTTTCATATGCAAGGCAAACATCCACTCATTGTCTCGGTAATGAGGTTCCCACTGGGCTTTACAGTTGGTCATCGTGTCAAATTTTGCTTCTAGCTTTTGTTTAATGAGCTTTTCTTCTGGGTTTATTTGGTCTTTTGAGTCCTGCAGAGCTGACCTAGAGACAAATATCAAGTTTCACTTGGACACATTAATTGGTCAAAACAGCTCGAGCAaatcagaaaaacaacaaataactgGTGACATCTAGTGGATAGTGCAAACATGAGCAAACATGTGCTTTACCTTTGGAATATGCACATAAAACAATCTATATAATATGTCCACTTATTTGAAACATATCAATTAAAACACGAGAAATACccagtgaaaaaacaaatattttattt
The genomic region above belongs to Oreochromis niloticus isolate F11D_XX linkage group LG11, O_niloticus_UMD_NMBU, whole genome shotgun sequence and contains:
- the tnfb gene encoding tumor necrosis factor b (TNF superfamily, member 2), translated to MVAYTTTPVDVEAGPEAKTVVLVEKKSPAEWIWKVCAVLVVVALCLAGVLLFAWYWNTRPERMTQLGQPEALKAKNTGDKTEPHSTLKRISSKAKAAIHLEGSDSKGHLEWRNGQGQAFAQGGFKLEANKIIIPHTGLYFVYSQASFRVICGNTDENEDEEKSLTILSHRIWRYSESMGSSSTLMSALRSACQDTIQDSFSDHGWYNAIYLGAVFQLNEGDTLWTETNQLSELETDEGRTFFGVFAL